AAAATAAATTTACGGAAGATGAGATAAAGTTATTATATCAAGTTATTGCATATCACCATGAAAGAGATTATAGTAATTATGATTTAATGATTATTAATAATAAAATAGAAGAAATAAGTTCTTTAGTGAAATTATTTGATTATTCTAAAATAAGTAAGAGTATAAATTTAAATAAAATTAGTGCAAGATATTTCGTCCTTAAGAAAAGGATATATAAAGAAGATAAAAATTTTAAAGACTATGTTTTATTAAAAGGATTATTAAACAGGATTGATTATGCAGCTAGTGCTCATATACCTGTAGAAATTCCAAATAACTTTTTATTAACCAATATGGAAAAACTTGGATATCATTGGAATGATTTACAAAAATATATGATTGAGAATAGAGATAATAATGTTATAGCAATAGCTCAAACAGGTATGGGGAAAACTGAAGCAGGATTATTATGGATAGGTAATAATAAGGGATTTTATACTTTGCCTTTAAAAGTAGCCATTAATGCTATATATGATAGAATTACTAAAAAAATATTAAAAGATAATAATACTGAAAATGTTGGTATTTTGCATTCAGATACTTATTCAGAATATTTAAAAAGAGAAGAAAGTATAGAAGATGTTGATTATTATTTTACTAAAACAAAACAATTATCATTACCATTAACAATAACAACTTTAGATCAGTTGTTTGATGTTGTTTATGGCTATAAAGGATTTGAACTTAAAGTAGCAACAATGTCTTATTCTAAAATAATTCTTGATGAAATTCAAATGTACTCACCTGACTTACTTGCTTATCTAATATTGGGGTTAAAAATAATTACAAAATTTGGAGGGAAATTTTCAATTTTAACAGCAACCTTTCCTAAATTTCTATTAAAAGAGTTTGAAGATGCAGGAATAAATAATTTTATTATCTCTGAAAAACCGTTTATTAATAACGATATAAGGCATAGTTTAAAAGTTATTGATGATAATATTGAGGCAAAATATATTATAGAAAAATATAATGAAAATAGAATTTTAGTTATATGTAATACAATTAATCAAGCTCAAAGAATATATAATGATCTAATAGATTTAGGAGTTAAAGAAGTAAATTTGCTTCATTCAAAATTTATTAAAAAAGATAGATCATTTAAGGAGATAGAAATATTTGATTTAGGTAATAATTATAAAAAAAAGGGTATATGGATAAGTACTCAAATTGTTGAAGCATCATTAGACATTGATTTTGATATATTGTTTACTGAATTATCAGATATTAATGGATTATTTCAAAGAATGGGAAGAGTATATAGAAGAAGAACTTGGGATAAAGATGGATATAATGTATATGTATTTACTAAAAATTGTTCTGGAATAGGTAAGGTTATTTATAAAGATATTTTTGATATATCCAATAAATCTTTATTAAATATAAATGGACCATTATCAGAAGAAAAAAAGTTGGGGATAATTGATGAAGTATATGATTATGAAAAAATAAAGAACACAGATTATTATTATAAATTGAAAGACAATATGGAATTTGTGAAAACATATAATCCTTATGAATTAGAAAAAAGTGAAGTATCAAAAATATTTAGAGATATAGATTCTGTATTAGTTATTCCAAAAGATGTTTATAGTGAAAATGAAGAATATATAAACGAATTACTAAAAAAATATAATGAAAAAAATATTTCTAGAAAAGAGAAATATAAGATTAAAGAAGAAATTTTAAATTATACCGCTTCTATACGATACAATGAATTAAATAATATAAAAGAGATAAAAATTAACAAATATGAAAAATTGGTTATTCATAATTGCGATTATTCAAAAGAGTTAGGAATAACATATAGTAAAGATGAAAATAAAGAATTTAATAACTTTTTTTAGGGGTTAAAATGATTTCAGGAATAGAATTTTATTATTATTTTATTTGTAAAAGAAAATTATGGTTTTATACTCATGGAATTTCATTGGAGAATGAAAATGAAGATGTAAAAATAGGAAAATATATAGAAGAGAATTATTATAAAAATTCTCAAAAGAATATTTTGATAAATGATGAAATCAATATAGATCTTATTAAAAATAAAAAAGTTATACATGAAATAAAAAAATCACGATCATTTGAAGAAGCTAGTATTTGGCAATTGAAATATTATATATATTATTTAAATATGTATGGTGTTGATGTGAAAGAAGGAATTATAGACTATCCAAATTTAAGAAAAAGAATAAAAATAGTATATGAGGAGAAAGATAAAGAATATATAGAAAAAATTATTAGCGAAGTGAAAATAATAAAAAATTCTGAAAAAATACCAGAGAAAATCCCAAAAACTAGTGTTTGTAAAAAATGTGCGTTTTATGAATTTTGCTATATATAAGTTATGAAAAAAACTATATATATTTTTTCAAGTGGAAATTTACAAAGAAAAGATAACAGTTTAATATTAATAAACAAAAATGGGAAGTCGTATATTCCTATAGAAGTCGTTAATGATATATATATTTTTGGTGAAATTTCATTAAATAGTAAGCTGCTAGATTTTTTGTCTCAAAAGAATATTCTAATACATTTTTATAATTATTATGGTTATTATTCAGGGACATATATTCCTAAAGAAAATAAAATTTCTGGATATATTTTAATTAAACAAGTAGAACATTATTTAAACTATGAAAAAAGATTATACATAGCAAAAAAAATCATGGAAGCAGCTTCATTTAATATATTTAGAAATTTAAGATACTATAATTCTAGAAAAGAAAATATTGAAATTTATATTAATAAAATAAATTTTTTAAGAGATAAAATAAACAAACAAAAGGATATTTCTCAATTGATGGGAATAGAAGGTAATATTAGGGAGGTTTATTATTCT
The Marinitoga sp. 38H-ov DNA segment above includes these coding regions:
- the cas3 gene encoding CRISPR-associated helicase Cas3'; this translates as MIFLAKSNPTETIQEHTDNLIEQLNNLKVLYNEKIPVNWDLLEYACVYHDLGKINPDFQEKLKKGKRNEKEIPHSLLSLLFLNPIELKNKFTEDEIKLLYQVIAYHHERDYSNYDLMIINNKIEEISSLVKLFDYSKISKSINLNKISARYFVLKKRIYKEDKNFKDYVLLKGLLNRIDYAASAHIPVEIPNNFLLTNMEKLGYHWNDLQKYMIENRDNNVIAIAQTGMGKTEAGLLWIGNNKGFYTLPLKVAINAIYDRITKKILKDNNTENVGILHSDTYSEYLKREESIEDVDYYFTKTKQLSLPLTITTLDQLFDVVYGYKGFELKVATMSYSKIILDEIQMYSPDLLAYLILGLKIITKFGGKFSILTATFPKFLLKEFEDAGINNFIISEKPFINNDIRHSLKVIDDNIEAKYIIEKYNENRILVICNTINQAQRIYNDLIDLGVKEVNLLHSKFIKKDRSFKEIEIFDLGNNYKKKGIWISTQIVEASLDIDFDILFTELSDINGLFQRMGRVYRRRTWDKDGYNVYVFTKNCSGIGKVIYKDIFDISNKSLLNINGPLSEEKKLGIIDEVYDYEKIKNTDYYYKLKDNMEFVKTYNPYELEKSEVSKIFRDIDSVLVIPKDVYSENEEYINELLKKYNEKNISRKEKYKIKEEILNYTASIRYNELNNIKEIKINKYEKLVIHNCDYSKELGITYSKDENKEFNNFF
- the cas4 gene encoding CRISPR-associated protein Cas4; its protein translation is MISGIEFYYYFICKRKLWFYTHGISLENENEDVKIGKYIEENYYKNSQKNILINDEINIDLIKNKKVIHEIKKSRSFEEASIWQLKYYIYYLNMYGVDVKEGIIDYPNLRKRIKIVYEEKDKEYIEKIISEVKIIKNSEKIPEKIPKTSVCKKCAFYEFCYI
- the cas1b gene encoding type I-B CRISPR-associated endonuclease Cas1b, which encodes MKKTIYIFSSGNLQRKDNSLILINKNGKSYIPIEVVNDIYIFGEISLNSKLLDFLSQKNILIHFYNYYGYYSGTYIPKENKISGYILIKQVEHYLNYEKRLYIAKKIMEAASFNIFRNLRYYNSRKENIEIYINKINFLRDKINKQKDISQLMGIEGNIREVYYSSWDKIIDFSFEKRTKRPPENIVNTLISFINSIIYTTTISEIYKTYLNPAISYLHEPGVRRFSLSLDISEIFKPLIGDRLIFQLLNKKIITENDFEKDLNGLYLKEKARKKILEKYDERLKKTIMHKVLNKKVSYRYLIRLECYKLIKHLLEEKEYEGFTLWW